Proteins from a single region of Candidatus Kryptoniota bacterium:
- the glmM gene encoding phosphoglucosamine mutase, with product MSELIVSISGLRGVVGESLIPETVIKYANAFARFSGGGKIVVGRDGRYHGEMLAEILAGTLAADGCNVVDIGICPTPTVQLAAEHSDAVGGVAVTASHNPAEWNGLKFINGDGVFLDAEENKRLWKFAGEKPKYAGFKSTGTIEHNDFFLRDHVRRVLAIKAVDVEAIRKRHFRVVVDCVNAAGSFVVPELLRELGCIVTKLNCDGSGWFPRKPEPIPENLTEVMARVRGEKAHLGIVVDPDVDRLVLITEKGEPFSEEYTIAQATKFVFEKVRAEERIAVVNLSTTRAVDVIAESLGGKVLRSPVGEINVVKKMKRAGAVVGGEGSGGVILPEVHYGRDALVGIALTLQHLLEFGGTLSALKESLPHFEIVKKRIDLGKKKPEKIIKAIKERYSRFKLNTEDGLKIDAPDFWIHLRKSNTEPIIRVIAEAATRKEAEQHAAEVVKFVEKI from the coding sequence ATGAGCGAACTCATAGTGAGCATTTCGGGGCTGCGGGGGGTAGTTGGCGAATCTCTTATACCGGAGACGGTGATAAAGTATGCGAACGCTTTCGCCCGGTTCTCCGGCGGCGGGAAAATTGTTGTCGGGAGAGACGGAAGGTACCACGGCGAAATGCTTGCAGAGATCCTTGCCGGCACTCTTGCGGCTGACGGCTGCAACGTGGTCGACATCGGAATTTGCCCGACGCCGACAGTCCAACTTGCGGCCGAGCATTCGGACGCTGTCGGAGGTGTTGCTGTCACTGCGAGCCACAATCCTGCAGAGTGGAATGGTCTTAAATTCATAAACGGGGACGGTGTTTTCCTCGACGCGGAAGAAAACAAGAGACTCTGGAAATTTGCCGGGGAGAAACCTAAATACGCGGGTTTCAAATCTACGGGGACTATAGAGCACAACGACTTCTTCCTTCGCGACCACGTGCGCAGAGTGCTCGCGATAAAGGCGGTCGATGTGGAAGCGATACGCAAGAGGCATTTCCGCGTGGTAGTGGATTGCGTTAACGCTGCCGGTTCGTTTGTAGTTCCGGAGCTACTCCGTGAGCTCGGATGTATCGTAACCAAACTGAACTGTGATGGCAGCGGCTGGTTTCCCAGGAAGCCGGAACCTATTCCGGAAAACCTGACTGAAGTGATGGCCAGGGTCAGAGGAGAGAAAGCCCACCTCGGAATAGTAGTCGACCCGGATGTCGACCGGCTGGTTCTCATCACTGAAAAAGGTGAGCCCTTCAGTGAGGAGTATACCATAGCCCAGGCGACGAAGTTTGTCTTCGAGAAAGTGCGGGCGGAAGAAAGGATCGCGGTTGTCAATCTTTCGACCACGAGAGCGGTCGATGTGATCGCGGAAAGTCTAGGAGGAAAAGTCCTTCGTTCCCCGGTCGGCGAGATAAACGTCGTGAAGAAAATGAAAAGGGCGGGCGCCGTCGTCGGCGGTGAAGGGAGCGGAGGCGTGATACTCCCGGAGGTCCACTACGGGCGCGACGCGCTTGTGGGAATTGCGTTGACACTCCAGCATCTCCTCGAATTCGGCGGGACTTTATCGGCGCTCAAAGAGTCGCTGCCTCACTTCGAGATCGTGAAAAAGAGAATCGATCTCGGAAAGAAGAAACCGGAAAAGATTATTAAGGCGATCAAGGAGCGATATTCCAGGTTCAAACTCAACACCGAAGACGGATTGAAAATTGACGCGCCGGATTTTTGGATTCATTTGAGGAAGTCAAACACCGAGCCGATTATCAGGGTGATTGCCGAGGCTGCGACAAGAAAGGAAGCGGAGCAGCACGCGGCTGAGGTCGTGAAATTTGTCGAGAAGATTTGA
- a CDS encoding response regulator, which translates to MPRLILLADDNADNILLIRRILRRSGMELEIIETQSGEEVLRLANERSPEMILLDMKMPGMDGYETAAALKAGASTKDIPVIAVTAQAMMGDREKAMQAGCNEYITKPVDAALLVETMRRFLDERK; encoded by the coding sequence ATGCCGCGTCTGATCCTTTTAGCTGACGATAATGCCGACAACATCTTGTTGATTAGACGAATACTGCGGCGGTCGGGAATGGAGCTGGAGATCATTGAAACACAGAGCGGCGAGGAAGTTTTGAGGCTGGCCAACGAGAGATCGCCCGAGATGATTCTGCTTGATATGAAAATGCCGGGGATGGACGGCTACGAAACTGCTGCTGCTTTGAAAGCCGGTGCGTCAACGAAGGATATACCTGTAATTGCTGTGACCGCGCAGGCTATGATGGGAGACAGGGAAAAGGCGATGCAGGCTGGATGCAATGAGTATATCACGAAGCCCGTAGACGCTGCCCTACTAGTTGAAACCATGAGAAGATTCCTGGATGAAAGAAAATAA
- a CDS encoding PAS domain S-box protein, giving the protein MKENKSKGLLSLGIGVGGAWAFSILLVYVARVSHARLSSDLLIDSIVISNMISVAISLFAFTRYIVLKERLLEFIAFAFLVGGFVRIAGVIVADLGVFGGGQQAFYFQLATWQGGRFLLALILAVGTLLVWIFPKQKSTLFDVLSGVGIAAALVFVVLLFSHYSKLGGGEFSPGNLRPLTLLASALFLISFVGECRNYLQYRTLFNYTISITLFLLTLAGIVGSFSTDITDTASAAHVGLSILAYAVGAVGSLVDVGQIFTEYVRNSVRLKAANQELLKYQIYLEKVPDPVRIIDEAGVTVYVNPAFEKDFGYPLEDIKGKLIFDLYDPAERQKVEEYGRLVDAGIRSEFELVVITRAGQKLETLLNSTSIIIEGKRIGRITVFRDITRRKQLEHHNQVLSAAVENTDEAIALTNSDGQVTYLNTAAERLFGYSLEELPSRSLWAIVSPTYGFDRAKDIYVQTIRNGSWKGEVLNRRKDGSEYYISLNTSSIKDSEGNIIALVGICEDITDKKWTERKKEAAYRITQLALSSGKVDVLARSSGELFAEILGSPFVILYSYDEDNVLLELAAQFDIQGRKPSIPVIQELELEPESDAARAAKTCKTVISRSPEEGGVAEGEAESYFRDAKGFISVPLVSSGELIGVMQYVTMTSAGGIRYEIELAEVAAAELAAGIQRLKLGGKVAEQADQLEKIFAGAAEGIALVDREGRILLINGGGKEILAINEVPDVVFGKYEDTFGIRKLDASPLKDEENPIKLAAVDGQNVRSFEFIVVRHGAESVLSLSASPLLDATGNITGAVAIFSNITERKRAEERIAYQAMLLKEVNDAIIASDQKGKITSWNPAAERLYGWKSEEVIGLNSDKVTQSDITGQTREMVDAELLKSGLWRGEGVNYSKDGKRLYVGSSIAQVRDSAGNPTGSVSINRDITEQKQNELAIKKQNRRLSVINRTALAVKDALDVLEIFNKSLARLLEFEDVSAAAVYLMREDASALELVASLGFSRSLEKDPGIKSLSSGDDLFQRLVSQNDAEVYADIASESAPLFKVMSNEMVSSAVLVPIMGTRKAHGLLVAATKERSTFSQSDKEFFMMIARVVGGAVENAILYSDILEKSGELEDSNEQLRISKIWVEEANAQLVQANQQLEEASRLKSQFLANMSHELRTPLNSIIGFTNLILTDDLQPPTGEQKEGLEIVLRNAKNLLALINDILDLSKIEAGRITITPEEFNIDAIVNDALTTVEPLVGEKPVKLLSEIDESVTPIFSDSARIKQIVLNLLSNAAKFTDQGHIKVVVKLLGGNIISLAVEDTGTGIPPAFLEVVFEEFRQVDGSNTRKHGGTGLGLAISRKLSRLLGGDLTVQSEVGKGSTFTLTVPVTYKAQEKTAPEKKVEVTPTPSARTQGNNLVVCVDDDTEVLLLLKNHLVAEGFEFFGVNDSRKAIDVIRQYRPVLVTLDIMMPNKDGWQILQELKSDQDLKEIPVVIHTVVDNKALAVSLGAESYLVKPVEPAKIISLVRSYTGTSGGEILVVDDNEDFTQFLGSLLEKSSFTINTARNGIEAINFLHKKIPSLVFLDLLMPEMDGFEVVRQMSEDEKLREVPIVVLTAKEVTQEERALLTSKIKDIVQKEGLTREIILREVNKFIQRKKWKNGKKS; this is encoded by the coding sequence ATGAAAGAAAATAAGAGTAAAGGCCTTCTTTCCCTCGGCATTGGCGTGGGTGGTGCATGGGCGTTCTCGATACTGCTGGTGTATGTCGCGCGCGTGAGCCACGCCAGACTTTCCTCCGATCTCCTGATCGATTCTATCGTCATTTCGAACATGATATCTGTGGCGATCTCGTTGTTCGCTTTTACCAGATACATTGTTCTCAAAGAAAGACTGCTGGAGTTTATCGCGTTCGCGTTTCTGGTCGGCGGCTTCGTGAGAATCGCCGGCGTGATTGTGGCGGACCTGGGAGTTTTCGGCGGTGGACAACAAGCTTTCTATTTTCAGCTTGCGACTTGGCAGGGTGGACGATTTCTTCTGGCGCTCATTCTCGCGGTAGGCACACTGCTGGTATGGATATTCCCGAAACAAAAATCGACCCTCTTCGATGTCCTTTCCGGTGTCGGGATCGCGGCCGCCCTTGTCTTCGTCGTGCTCCTGTTCTCACACTACAGCAAACTTGGCGGCGGGGAATTTTCACCGGGAAACTTGAGACCGCTCACGCTTCTTGCCTCAGCTCTGTTCCTTATATCCTTCGTCGGTGAGTGCAGAAACTATCTTCAGTACCGAACGCTGTTCAATTACACGATCAGTATTACACTCTTCCTGTTGACTCTTGCAGGGATCGTCGGATCCTTTTCTACGGATATCACCGACACCGCTTCCGCCGCGCACGTTGGACTGTCTATCCTCGCCTATGCGGTAGGAGCTGTCGGAAGCCTCGTCGACGTAGGGCAGATCTTCACTGAGTACGTGCGCAATTCCGTCCGGCTCAAGGCGGCAAATCAGGAGCTTTTGAAATACCAGATCTACCTTGAAAAAGTCCCCGATCCGGTCAGGATAATTGACGAGGCCGGTGTCACGGTCTATGTGAATCCCGCATTCGAGAAAGACTTTGGCTATCCCCTCGAAGATATAAAGGGCAAGCTGATATTCGACTTATACGATCCAGCCGAGCGCCAGAAAGTTGAAGAATACGGGCGGCTTGTCGACGCCGGCATCCGCAGTGAATTTGAACTCGTTGTAATTACCAGGGCTGGCCAAAAGCTCGAAACACTTTTGAATTCCACTTCGATAATTATCGAAGGGAAGAGAATCGGAAGGATCACCGTCTTCCGCGACATCACTCGACGAAAACAGCTGGAGCATCATAACCAGGTACTCAGCGCTGCGGTCGAGAATACCGACGAGGCAATCGCACTGACCAATTCTGACGGCCAGGTCACGTACCTGAACACAGCGGCAGAAAGACTCTTCGGCTATTCGCTCGAAGAGCTTCCGTCCCGCAGCTTGTGGGCGATCGTTTCACCGACTTACGGCTTTGACCGGGCTAAAGATATATACGTCCAAACGATCCGGAACGGGAGCTGGAAAGGCGAAGTACTCAACCGAAGGAAAGACGGGTCTGAATATTATATCTCGCTTAACACAAGTTCCATCAAGGACTCCGAAGGAAATATCATAGCTCTCGTCGGCATATGCGAGGACATTACGGATAAGAAGTGGACGGAGAGGAAGAAAGAGGCGGCATATAGAATTACACAGCTTGCTCTGTCAAGCGGGAAAGTTGATGTGCTGGCACGGTCCTCAGGCGAGCTCTTTGCGGAGATACTCGGCTCGCCATTTGTGATTCTCTATTCCTACGATGAAGATAATGTGTTGCTTGAACTCGCCGCGCAGTTTGATATTCAAGGCAGGAAGCCGAGTATCCCGGTCATTCAGGAATTGGAGCTGGAACCGGAAAGCGATGCTGCCCGGGCGGCAAAAACATGCAAGACCGTCATTTCCAGGTCGCCTGAAGAAGGGGGAGTCGCTGAGGGTGAGGCCGAGTCCTACTTCCGCGACGCGAAGGGCTTTATCAGCGTGCCTCTCGTAAGCTCCGGCGAACTTATCGGCGTGATGCAATACGTTACGATGACGTCTGCCGGCGGAATAAGATATGAGATCGAGCTGGCGGAAGTGGCGGCCGCTGAACTTGCGGCGGGGATTCAGAGACTCAAACTCGGTGGTAAAGTCGCCGAGCAGGCCGACCAGCTGGAGAAAATTTTCGCCGGTGCCGCCGAGGGAATCGCGCTTGTCGATCGGGAAGGGAGGATCCTTCTCATCAACGGCGGTGGCAAAGAAATCCTGGCTATAAATGAAGTCCCGGATGTCGTGTTTGGAAAATATGAAGACACCTTCGGGATCAGGAAACTGGATGCGTCACCACTGAAAGACGAGGAGAACCCGATTAAGCTCGCCGCTGTTGACGGCCAAAATGTCAGGAGCTTCGAGTTCATCGTGGTCCGGCATGGAGCGGAAAGCGTACTTTCACTCAGCGCGTCGCCGCTCCTGGATGCCACAGGTAATATCACGGGTGCGGTGGCGATCTTCAGTAATATCACGGAACGCAAGCGCGCGGAAGAGCGGATCGCCTACCAGGCTATGCTTCTCAAAGAAGTGAACGACGCGATTATAGCGTCGGACCAAAAAGGCAAAATCACATCGTGGAATCCGGCCGCAGAGAGATTGTACGGCTGGAAGTCCGAAGAGGTGATCGGGTTAAACTCCGACAAGGTAACACAGTCGGACATCACGGGCCAAACGCGCGAGATGGTGGATGCCGAGTTGCTTAAGAGCGGACTGTGGCGCGGTGAGGGAGTGAACTATTCGAAGGACGGCAAGAGGCTCTACGTGGGTTCGTCGATAGCGCAGGTCAGAGACTCAGCGGGCAATCCGACAGGAAGCGTATCGATCAACAGAGACATAACGGAACAGAAACAAAATGAGCTTGCGATAAAGAAACAGAACCGGCGGCTCTCGGTTATCAACCGGACAGCGCTTGCGGTGAAGGACGCCCTGGACGTTCTCGAAATCTTCAACAAAAGTCTCGCGCGTCTCCTTGAATTCGAGGATGTCTCTGCCGCTGCCGTATACCTCATGCGCGAAGATGCCAGCGCGCTCGAACTTGTTGCGTCTCTCGGCTTCAGCCGTTCGCTTGAAAAGGATCCGGGAATCAAGAGCCTTTCTTCCGGAGACGACCTATTCCAGCGACTCGTCAGTCAGAACGACGCCGAAGTCTATGCCGATATCGCTTCAGAATCCGCACCGCTCTTCAAGGTGATGTCGAATGAGATGGTGTCGTCTGCCGTTCTGGTGCCGATCATGGGCACCCGCAAGGCGCACGGGCTGCTGGTCGCGGCAACAAAGGAACGTTCGACTTTTTCGCAGAGTGATAAGGAATTTTTTATGATGATCGCGCGAGTAGTCGGCGGCGCGGTGGAAAACGCAATCCTGTATTCAGACATTTTGGAAAAATCCGGCGAACTCGAAGATTCGAACGAGCAGCTGCGCATTTCCAAAATCTGGGTCGAAGAGGCGAACGCGCAGCTCGTACAGGCAAACCAGCAGCTTGAAGAGGCGAGCAGGCTGAAGAGCCAGTTCCTCGCAAATATGAGCCACGAGCTTCGTACCCCCTTGAATTCGATAATCGGATTCACGAATCTCATCCTGACAGACGATCTGCAGCCGCCTACAGGCGAACAGAAAGAAGGACTGGAAATAGTCCTCAGAAACGCAAAGAACCTGCTGGCACTCATTAATGACATCCTCGACCTTTCGAAAATTGAAGCGGGACGAATTACAATTACGCCGGAGGAATTCAATATCGACGCGATCGTCAACGATGCACTTACTACAGTGGAACCTCTTGTCGGCGAGAAGCCGGTCAAACTTCTGAGCGAGATAGATGAAAGTGTGACACCGATTTTCTCCGACTCTGCAAGGATAAAGCAGATCGTTCTCAATCTTCTCAGCAATGCGGCGAAATTTACGGATCAGGGACACATAAAAGTGGTGGTCAAACTTCTCGGCGGTAATATCATTTCGCTAGCAGTGGAGGATACCGGCACCGGAATACCGCCGGCGTTTCTTGAGGTAGTGTTCGAGGAATTCAGACAAGTCGACGGCTCGAACACGAGGAAACACGGGGGCACAGGCCTTGGTCTGGCAATTTCCAGGAAACTCTCCCGGCTTCTGGGCGGTGACCTGACGGTTCAAAGCGAGGTCGGAAAGGGATCGACTTTCACTCTCACTGTCCCGGTGACATACAAAGCTCAGGAGAAGACGGCGCCGGAGAAGAAAGTTGAGGTAACGCCGACTCCGAGCGCCCGCACACAGGGAAACAACCTGGTAGTTTGCGTGGACGACGACACGGAAGTTCTCCTGCTCCTGAAGAACCACCTCGTTGCCGAAGGATTCGAATTTTTCGGAGTTAATGATTCAAGGAAAGCGATCGACGTCATCAGACAATACAGGCCGGTACTGGTAACACTCGACATTATGATGCCGAACAAAGATGGATGGCAAATTCTGCAGGAGCTGAAATCTGATCAGGACCTGAAAGAGATACCGGTGGTTATTCACACCGTAGTGGATAACAAGGCGCTTGCTGTGTCGCTCGGCGCCGAATCGTATCTTGTTAAACCAGTGGAACCCGCGAAGATCATATCTCTCGTCAGGAGCTATACCGGTACATCCGGCGGAGAGATACTTGTTGTCGACGACAACGAGGACTTCACTCAGTTCCTCGGAAGCCTTCTTGAAAAGAGCAGCTTCACTATCAATACAGCCCGAAACGGCATCGAGGCTATTAATTTTCTTCACAAGAAAATCCCCTCCCTCGTTTTCCTTGACCTCCTGATGCCGGAGATGGACGGATTCGAGGTAGTCCGCCAGATGTCTGAAGACGAGAAGTTGAGGGAGGTTCCGATTGTAGTCCTCACCGCCAAGGAGGTCACGCAGGAGGAGCGGGCACTTCTTACTTCGAAGATCAAGGATATTGTCCAGAAAGAAGGACTGACCCGCGAGATAATATTGCGGGAGGTAAACAAATTCATTCAAAGGAAGAAATGGAAGAACGGCAAAAAGTCCTAG
- a CDS encoding hybrid sensor histidine kinase/response regulator, with protein MEERQKVLAVDDAPDNLVLLDKLLKRQGFEVSCASSGKECLAKSSKDHPDLIILDVAMPEMNGFETLKHLRENELTKDIAVIILTANSKDAKSIEEGFSLGADEYLTKPIDQDELIARVRSILRVVKAEHEIEQLKADFQSMLVHDLRSPLSVIIGVLELGVNGEFDQNPPEMKEFLKSALETSQKMLGLINDILDVAKLEAGKLQLNKQPNDFNASVSSAVARLKILARDKTVNLKVEQDHSIPMCEFDSGKIDQVVTNLVSNAIKFTPKDGSVIVRTYVKHFEDEIPELKGDYAALDVEDSGVGISAEEIPMIFDRYRQAKSAASSGKKGTGLGLTIVKRVTEAHGGKVFVESTLGKGTKFTVVIPVGQI; from the coding sequence ATGGAAGAACGGCAAAAAGTCCTAGCGGTAGATGACGCGCCGGACAATCTGGTCCTTCTCGATAAACTCTTGAAGAGACAGGGCTTTGAGGTTTCATGTGCCTCGAGCGGAAAGGAATGTCTGGCGAAAAGCTCGAAGGATCATCCCGATCTTATCATACTTGATGTCGCAATGCCGGAAATGAACGGGTTCGAAACGCTCAAACATCTCAGGGAAAACGAATTAACCAAGGACATTGCCGTAATCATCCTCACTGCTAATTCGAAGGACGCGAAAAGCATCGAGGAGGGTTTTTCCCTCGGCGCCGATGAATACCTGACGAAACCGATCGACCAGGATGAATTAATTGCCAGGGTCCGCTCGATCCTCCGCGTCGTGAAGGCCGAGCACGAGATCGAACAACTGAAAGCGGATTTTCAATCGATGCTGGTACACGACTTGCGCAGCCCGCTTTCTGTTATCATAGGTGTGCTGGAGCTCGGTGTGAACGGAGAGTTCGATCAGAACCCGCCCGAGATGAAGGAGTTCCTGAAATCGGCTCTGGAAACGTCCCAGAAAATGCTGGGGTTGATAAATGACATTCTCGACGTGGCAAAACTTGAGGCGGGCAAACTTCAGCTTAACAAGCAGCCGAATGACTTCAATGCATCGGTATCCTCGGCAGTCGCGCGGCTGAAAATACTTGCGCGTGACAAAACCGTCAACCTTAAAGTTGAGCAGGATCATTCGATCCCGATGTGCGAATTCGACAGCGGGAAGATCGACCAGGTGGTTACGAACCTGGTGAGCAACGCGATAAAGTTCACTCCGAAAGACGGGAGCGTCATCGTCAGGACCTACGTAAAACATTTTGAAGATGAGATACCGGAGTTAAAAGGCGATTACGCCGCCCTTGATGTCGAGGACAGCGGCGTCGGAATTTCGGCCGAAGAAATTCCTATGATATTCGACAGGTATCGGCAGGCCAAGAGTGCGGCCAGCAGCGGCAAGAAAGGGACAGGGCTTGGGTTGACGATCGTTAAGCGAGTTACTGAAGCCCATGGCGGGAAGGTTTTTGTCGAATCCACATTGGGAAAAGGGACAAAGTTTACGGTCGTCATCCCGGTAGGACAGATTTAA
- the dprA gene encoding DNA-processing protein DprA, with product MDVWSLLGLSMVPGVGAARLRILVSHFGDPKSVLAASERELTAVEGIDRSVARKILSNRNFDNEVQLQLSRLNKAEARLVTFWDKEYPENLKRIYDPPVMLFVRGTLSAADRYSIAIVGTRNPTTYGKHAAEKFSADLAEQGITIVSGLARGIDTIAHSTAVRSGGRTIAVLGSGVDVIYPGENKKLAEQMMMHGAVISEYYMGSKPDAVNFPKRNRIISGISLGSILIETDVDGGAMITAGTALDQNREVFAVPGNIFEKKSRGTNKLIRESKAKLVESVADVVEELRYKLKPILREQPKVASKIQLSLFEQKIFDLLTDEGQQIDALSEKSGISTSDLLVQLLGLELKGVVKQLPGKYFVKIL from the coding sequence ATGGATGTGTGGTCGCTCCTTGGCTTGTCCATGGTACCGGGTGTGGGTGCAGCACGACTCCGCATACTTGTAAGCCATTTTGGCGACCCCAAGTCTGTGCTCGCCGCGAGCGAAAGAGAACTTACGGCTGTTGAAGGAATCGACAGGAGCGTCGCGAGGAAGATACTCTCGAACAGGAACTTCGACAATGAGGTCCAACTGCAGCTTTCCAGGCTCAACAAGGCTGAGGCGAGGTTAGTCACTTTCTGGGACAAGGAGTATCCTGAGAATCTTAAGAGAATCTACGATCCTCCCGTGATGCTTTTCGTACGCGGCACCCTCTCCGCGGCGGACAGGTATTCGATCGCAATCGTGGGAACGAGGAATCCCACGACATACGGAAAGCATGCCGCGGAAAAATTCTCCGCGGACCTTGCGGAACAGGGGATCACCATCGTCTCGGGTCTCGCGCGCGGCATCGATACAATCGCTCATAGTACCGCCGTCCGATCGGGAGGAAGAACGATCGCGGTCCTTGGCAGTGGAGTCGATGTGATCTATCCCGGCGAGAACAAGAAACTCGCCGAGCAGATGATGATGCACGGTGCCGTGATATCCGAGTACTATATGGGTTCGAAACCTGATGCGGTCAACTTTCCGAAGAGGAACAGGATCATAAGCGGGATTTCACTCGGGTCGATCCTGATCGAAACAGATGTCGACGGCGGTGCAATGATCACTGCCGGCACAGCGCTGGATCAGAACCGTGAGGTCTTCGCAGTTCCAGGCAACATATTTGAAAAAAAGAGCAGAGGAACGAATAAACTCATCAGGGAAAGCAAGGCGAAGCTGGTAGAAAGCGTTGCGGATGTCGTGGAGGAGCTGCGGTATAAATTGAAGCCTATTCTCCGGGAACAACCGAAGGTCGCTTCGAAAATTCAGCTGTCTCTTTTTGAGCAAAAGATATTCGACCTTCTCACAGATGAAGGCCAGCAGATCGATGCATTATCGGAGAAGAGCGGGATTTCGACTTCAGATTTACTCGTTCAGCTGCTCGGACTGGAGCTGAAGGGAGTTGTGAAACAACTTCCGGGGAAATATTTTGTAAAAATATTATGA
- the rfaD gene encoding ADP-glyceromanno-heptose 6-epimerase, translating into MIIVTGGAGFIGSGIVWKLNQLGEEKIIVVDHLGTTEKWKNLSPLSFSDYLEKDAFEAKIRTGSANEFGKIDGIVHMGACSATTEVDASYLARNNFEYSKLVAQFALKKKARLVYASSAATYGDGSNGFKDDEKNLAALRPLNMYGYSKQMFDVWCRKKGLLNRFAGVKFFNVYGPNEFHKGDMRSVVLKAFEQIRVAGHMSLFKSYRSDYADGEQLRDFIYVKDAVDMTLHLLEKRTASGIFNVGSGKPNSWNNLARAIFSALRIDPEIRYIEMPEKMRNKYQYYTCADISKLRKSGYKKPITPFADSVVEYIREYLLQGKRLGE; encoded by the coding sequence ATGATTATCGTTACAGGAGGTGCGGGTTTCATCGGGAGCGGCATTGTCTGGAAGCTGAACCAGCTCGGTGAGGAGAAAATAATTGTAGTTGATCATCTCGGGACGACGGAAAAATGGAAGAACCTTAGCCCGCTCAGTTTTTCGGATTACCTGGAGAAGGATGCTTTTGAAGCGAAGATTCGCACCGGGTCCGCGAACGAGTTCGGAAAAATTGACGGTATCGTCCATATGGGTGCGTGTTCGGCTACCACGGAGGTGGACGCTTCCTATCTTGCCAGGAATAATTTCGAGTACAGTAAGCTTGTTGCACAATTTGCGCTGAAGAAAAAGGCAAGGCTGGTATATGCATCGAGCGCCGCGACGTACGGTGACGGAAGCAATGGCTTCAAGGACGACGAGAAGAACCTTGCCGCGTTGCGGCCTCTCAATATGTACGGATACTCAAAACAGATGTTCGATGTCTGGTGTCGGAAGAAAGGTCTCTTGAATCGTTTTGCCGGAGTCAAATTCTTCAATGTCTACGGTCCAAACGAGTTTCACAAAGGAGACATGAGGTCGGTGGTTCTAAAGGCGTTCGAACAGATTCGTGTAGCAGGGCATATGAGTCTGTTTAAGTCTTACCGCAGCGATTATGCCGACGGGGAGCAGCTCCGCGATTTCATTTATGTGAAGGATGCGGTAGACATGACGCTGCATTTGCTTGAGAAGCGGACCGCCTCGGGCATCTTCAACGTCGGGAGCGGCAAACCGAACTCGTGGAACAACCTCGCGCGTGCGATATTCTCCGCGCTGCGTATCGATCCCGAAATCCGCTACATCGAGATGCCGGAGAAGATGAGAAACAAATATCAGTACTACACTTGTGCTGATATCTCTAAGCTGCGAAAGTCCGGATACAAGAAACCGATTACGCCATTTGCGGATTCGGTAGTTGAATATATTAGGGAGTACCTCCTTCAGGGGAAAAGATTGGGCGAGTAG